One window of Saccharopolyspora phatthalungensis genomic DNA carries:
- a CDS encoding dTMP kinase, with translation MGRLIVIEGLDGAGKRTLANGITAELTARGHSVARLAFPRYSDDVHAELVAEALRGNHGDLADSVHGMAVLYALDRRDAADALRADLSAYDVVLLDRYVASNAAYGAARLYQDSHGDFVAWLHELEVMRFALPKPDLQILLQVPTEVAARRAEHRERTEVDRQRDNFESDASLQQRCGEVYEQLAAENWWSPWVVVDGVNHVDFGTLVDKHVLA, from the coding sequence GTGGGTCGACTAATCGTCATCGAGGGACTAGACGGCGCGGGCAAGCGCACGCTCGCCAACGGGATCACGGCGGAATTGACGGCCCGCGGCCACTCCGTGGCGCGCTTGGCCTTCCCGCGCTATTCCGACGACGTGCATGCCGAACTCGTCGCCGAGGCGCTCCGCGGCAACCACGGCGACCTCGCCGACTCCGTCCACGGCATGGCCGTCCTTTACGCGCTCGACCGCCGCGACGCGGCGGACGCGCTTCGCGCTGACCTCAGCGCGTACGACGTCGTCCTCCTTGACCGCTACGTCGCCTCGAATGCCGCCTACGGCGCCGCTCGGCTCTACCAGGACAGCCACGGCGACTTCGTCGCCTGGCTCCACGAGTTGGAGGTGATGCGTTTCGCGCTGCCGAAACCGGACCTGCAGATTCTGTTGCAGGTACCGACGGAAGTGGCGGCTCGCCGCGCCGAGCACCGCGAACGCACCGAAGTGGACAGGCAACGGGACAACTTCGAGTCCGACGCCTCATTGCAGCAGCGCTGCGGCGAGGTCTACGAGCAACTTGCCGCGGAGAACTGGTGGTCGCCGTGGGTCGTGGTGGACGGCGTGAACCACGTGGACTTCGGCACTCTCGTCGACAAACACGTGCTTGCCTAA
- the mtrA gene encoding MtrAB system response regulator MtrA encodes MKARVLVVDDDPALAEMLTIVLRGEGFETAVVSDGTKALPALRELKPDLVLLDLMLPGMNGIDVCKAIRTESVVPIVMLTAKSDTVDVVLGLESGADDYVVKPFKPKELVARLRARLRRTDAEPAEVLTIGDVTIDVPGHEVTRDGHPIALTPLEFDLLVALARKPRQVFTREVLLEQVWGYRHAADTRLVNVHVQRLRSKVERDPERPEVVLTVRGVGYKAGPP; translated from the coding sequence ATGAAGGCACGCGTGCTCGTGGTGGACGATGATCCGGCCCTGGCCGAAATGCTGACCATCGTGCTCCGAGGTGAGGGGTTCGAGACCGCCGTCGTTAGCGACGGCACCAAAGCGTTGCCTGCCTTGCGGGAGCTCAAACCCGATCTGGTGCTGCTGGACTTGATGCTGCCGGGGATGAACGGCATCGACGTCTGCAAGGCCATCCGAACCGAGTCCGTCGTGCCGATCGTGATGTTGACCGCGAAGAGCGACACGGTCGACGTGGTGCTGGGACTGGAATCCGGTGCGGACGACTACGTCGTCAAGCCGTTCAAGCCGAAGGAACTGGTCGCCCGGCTGCGCGCCAGGCTGCGCCGGACCGATGCGGAGCCGGCCGAGGTGCTGACCATCGGCGACGTGACCATCGACGTACCCGGCCACGAGGTGACCCGCGACGGCCACCCGATCGCGTTGACCCCGCTGGAGTTCGACCTGCTGGTGGCGCTGGCCCGCAAGCCGCGCCAGGTGTTCACCCGCGAGGTCCTGCTGGAGCAAGTGTGGGGATATCGGCACGCCGCCGACACCCGACTGGTCAATGTGCACGTACAGCGCCTGCGGTCGAAGGTGGAGCGCGACCCGGAGCGCCCCGAGGTGGTGCTTACGGTCCGCGGCGTCGGCTACAAAGCCGGCCCCCCGTGA